In a genomic window of Zingiber officinale cultivar Zhangliang chromosome 9B, Zo_v1.1, whole genome shotgun sequence:
- the LOC122022614 gene encoding respiratory burst oxidase homolog protein C-like, producing the protein MQSMGVDDDGYRSSDTIQAEGVGGERVVVSGPLSKRGSRKSARFNLPSSASTSSSAASAGGDDEAYVEITLDVRDDSVAVHCVKPAAAGDAEDSEVSLLARTLEKRSASFGSSVMRNASSRIRQVSQELRRLASVTKRPAAGKFDRTKSAAAHALKGLKFIARTDGATGWTAVDKRFNELAVDGLLHRSLFGQCIGMKESTEFAGELFDALSRRRNITGDMITKAELTEFWDQITDQSFDSRLQTFFDMVDKNLDGRITEEEVKEIITMSASANKLSKILEQAEEYARLIMEELDPNDLGYVEIYNLELLLLQAPNQSMNIGTTNSRNLSQMLSQKLKPTKEPNPLRRWYQQARYFIEDNWQRAWVIALWLSICAGLFTWKFIQYRRRAVFDVMGYCVCVAKGGAETLKFNMALILLPVCRNTITWLRTKTQLGKAVPFDDSLNFHKVIAAGITVGVGLHVISHLTCDFPRLLHTSEREYVPMKPFFGDTKPDNYWWFVKGKEGWTGLVMVVLMAIAFTLASPWFRRGRVKLPKPFHRATGFNAFWYSHHLFIVVYALLIVHGYFLYLTKEWYKKTTWMYLAIPVILYASERLIRAFRSSISAVKILKVAVYPGNVLALHVSKPPGFRYHSGQYIFVNCAAVSPFQWHPFSITSAPQDDYVSVHIRTLGDWTRQLKSVFSQVCQPPTSGKSGLLRADYDDDSSNGASRSFPRLLIDGPYGAPAQDYKQYEVVLLVGLGIGATPFISIVKDIVNNMKELEALGLADDDIYDDGNIESGSSHKRSASVSTSAASSFKTRRAYFYWVTREQGSFEWFRGVMNEVAETDKKGVIELHNYCTSVYEEGDVRSALIAMLQSLNHAKHGLDVVSGTRVKSHFARPNWRTVYKRIALKHRDKRIGVFYCGAPTLTKELRELAYDFSHKTSTKFDFHKENF; encoded by the exons ATGCAGAGCATGGGGGTTGACGACGATGGCTACCGATCGTCGGACACGATCCAGGCGGAGGGCGTCGGGGGAGAGCGGGTGGTCGTCAGCGGCCCGCTCAGCAAGCGCGGCAGCCGGAAGAGCGCCCGGTTTAATCTCCCGTCCTCCGCCTCCACCTCCTCTTCCGCTGCCTCCGCAGGCGGCGACGACGAGGCCTACGTTGAGATCACCCTCGACGTGCGCGACGATTCGGTGGCGGTGCACTGCGTGAAGCCGGCGGCCGCCGGGGATGCGGAGGATTCCGAGGTGTCGCTGCTGGCGCGGACGCTCGAGAAGCGGTCGGCGTCGTTTGGGTCGTCGGTGATGAGGAACGCGTCGTCGCGGATTCGGCAGGTGTCGCAGGAACTCCGGCGGTTGGCGTCGGTGACGAAGCGGCCGGCTGCGGGGAAGTTCGACCGGACTAAATCGGCAGCGGCGCACGCGCTCAAGGGGCTCAAGTTCATCGCCAGGACTGACGGCGCCACCGGCTGGACGGCGGTCGACAAGCGCTTCAACGAACTCGCCGTCGACGGATTACTTCACCGGTCCCTCTTCGGCCAGTGCATAG GCATGAAGGAATCGACGGAGTTCGCAGGAGAGCTGTTCGACGCGTTGTCGAGGAGAAGAAATATCACCGGGGACATGATCACTAAGGCTGAGCTGACCGAGTTTTGGGATCAAATCACCGACCAAAGTTTCGATTCCAGGCTCCAAACTTTCTTTGACAT GGTGGATAAGAACTTGGATGGAAGAATAACAGAAGAGGAGGTCAAAGAG ATCATCACCATGAGCGCGTCGGCTAACAAGTTGTCAAAGATACTAGAGCAGGCGGAGGAGTATGCTCGGCTCATCATGGAAGAATTGGATCCCAATGACCTTGGCTACGTTGAG ATATATAACTTGGAGTTGCTGCTGCTGCAAGCGCCGAATCAGTCGATGAACATAGGGACGACCAACAGCCGGAACTTGAGCCAGATGCTGAGCCAGAAGCTGAAGCCGACGAAGGAACCGAACCCGCTGCGGCGATGGTACCAACAGGCGAGGTACTTCATAGAGGACAATTGGCAGCGGGCGTGGGTGATTGCGCTTTGGCTCTCCATCTGCGCTGGCCTCTTCACTTGGAAATTCATCCAGTACCGCCGCCGCGCCGTCTTCGACGTCATGGGTTACTGCGTCTGCGTCGCAAAGGGAGGAGCCGAGACgctcaagttcaacatggcgcTCATCCTCCTCCCCGTCTGCCGCAACACCATCACTTGGCTCCGCACCAAGACCCAGCTCGGCAAAGCGGTTCCCTTCGACGACAGCCTCAATTTCCACAAGGTGATCGCGGCAGGTATCACCGTCGGCGTGGGGCTGCACGTGATCTCGCACTTGACGTGCGACTTCCCTAGGTTGCTGCACACGTCGGAGAGGGAGTACGTCCCGATGAAGCCCTTCTTCGGGGACACGAAGCCGGACAACTACTGGTGGTTCGTCAAAGGGAAGGAGGGATGGACAGGGCTGGTGATGGTGGTGCTCATGGCCATCGCCTTCACCCTCGCCTCCCCGTGGTTCCGCCGCGGCCGCGTCAAGCTGCCCAAGCCTTTCCATCGTGCAACCGGCTTCAACGCCTTCTGGTACTCCCACCACCTCTTCATCGTCGTCTATGCTCTCCTCATCGTCCACGGCTACTTCCTTTACCTCACCAAAGAGTGGTACAAAAAAACG ACCTGGATGTATCTGGCGATTCCGGTTATCCTGTACGCGAGTGAACGGCTGATAAGGGCGTTCAGGTCGAGTATCAGCGCCGTGAAGATATTGAAAGTTGCAGTGTATCCAGGCAACGTCTTGGCCCTTCATGTGTCCAAGCCACCGGGCTTCAGATACCATAGTGGACAGTATATATTCGTCAACTGCGCTGCCGTCTCCCCTTTTCAGTG GCATCCATTCTCCATCACCTCGGCTCCACAAGATGATTATGTCAGCGTGCACATACGGACACTCGGTGACTGGACCAGGCAGCTTAAATCAGTTTTCTCCCAG GTGTGTCAACCACCAACTTCTGGGAAAAGTGGGCTTTTGAGAGCAGACTACGACGATGACAGCAGCAATGGAGCCAGCAGAAG CTTTCCAAGGCTGCTTATTGACGGGCCTTATGGAGCGCCAGCCCAAGACTACAAGCAGTACGAAGTGGTACTGCTGGTGGGGCTGGGCATCGGGGCCACGCCCTTCATCAGCATCGTCAAGGACATCGTCAACAACATGAAGGAATTGGAGGCCCTGGGACTGGCTGACGACGACATTTACGATGACGGCAACATCGAGAGCGGCAGCTCGCACAAGAGGTCGGCCTCGGTGTCGACGTCGGCAGCGTCGTCGTTCAAGACGCGGCGGGCCTACTTCTACTGGGTGACGCGGGAGCAGGGGTCGTTCGAATGGTTCCGGGGAGTGATGAACGAGGTGGCAGAAACGGACAAGAAGGGGGTGATCGAACTCCACAACTACTGCACCAGCGTGTACGAGGAGGGCGACGTGCGCTCCGCCCTCATCGCTATGTTGCAGTCCCTCAACCACGCCAAGCACGGCTTGGACGTCGTCTCGGGCACTCGGGTCAAGTCGCACTTCGCCCGCCCCAATTGGCGGACAGTGTACAAGCGCATCGCGCTCAAACACCGCGATAAGCGAATTG GCGTGTTCTACTGTGGAGCTCCAACTCTGACGAAAGAACTACGCGAGCTGGCGTACGATTTTTCCCACAAGACCAGCACAAAGTTCGACTTCCACAAAGAGAACTTTTGA